The Saccharomyces paradoxus chromosome XV, complete sequence DNA window CCATCAAACAGTTCTCGCAAGTAAACGACTTCTCTTTGCACTTACCTATGGATTGGACCCCCATTATTACCTCCACAATAATCACTTTCATCACTGTTTTACTCTTCAAAAAGCAGTCCAAGCTCATGTTCTCCATTATATCTTCTAGAATTGTCTGGGCAACCTTGTCgactttcttcatcatctgcATGATCAGTGCCTACATGTTCAACCAAATCAGGAATACCCAATTGGCAGGCGTTGGTCCCAAGGGCGAGGTTATGTATTTCTTGCCCAATGAATTCCAACATCAATTCGCCATTGAGACTCAAGTCATGGTTCTTATTTACGGAACCCTGGCCGCGTTGGTGGTCGTATTGGTCAAGGGTATACCATTCTTGCGCTCTCATTTGTATCCAGACACCAAGAAATCGTACTTCATCGATGCCGTTTTGGCCTCTTTTTGCGCCTTGTTCATTTACGTCTTCTTTGCTGCTTTGACCACCGTGTTTTCAATCAAGAGTCCCGCCTATCCTTTCCCTTTACTAAGACTCTCGGCGCCGTTTAAATAAGTCagttgtttttttgttacCGCTATAACagagaaatagaaaaatatactagataaagatttttttttttcaaaattataaattaaaataaaacGAAATTACATTTTACACCCAGGTACATCTTGCCTTCTCTTCCTTGCTAAAACTtcgtttcttcttcacccGTCTCGTGGTTCTTCTTATGGTTTGTGAGGCTGCCCAGTCCACCGAACACCCCTTTCTTGATCTTGCCAATGGCACCAACACCGCCGCCTATCACAGTCGTACCAGCTTTCAAACCAGTGCCCAGGCCCTTAGATGCTATATCTCCgaccttcttttctcttttactCACGCTGATAGTGTACCTTGGCTTGAAGCTGAATGCTAAATGCAACATGCCACCATCTTGACCGGCGTTCTCTAATCCTTCTACTGGTACATCTAATTCGGTAGTACCCTCGACCTTCACTTTCTTCAATGGGATTTCTGCT harbors:
- the OST3 gene encoding dolichyl-diphosphooligosaccharide--protein glycotransferase OST3 (Gamma subunit of the oligosaccharyltransferase complex of the ER lumen~similar to YOR085W) → MNWLFLVSLIFFCGVSTHPALAMSSNKLLKLANKSPKRIIPLKDSSFENILAPPHENAYIVALFTATAPEIGCSLCLELESEYDTIVASWFDDHPDAKSSHTNTSIFFTKVNLEDPSKTIPKAFQFFQLNNVPRLFIFKPNSPSILDHSIINISTDTGPERMKQIIQAIKQFSQVNDFSLHLPMDWTPIITSTIITFITVLLFKKQSKLMFSIISSRIVWATLSTFFIICMISAYMFNQIRNTQLAGVGPKGEVMYFLPNEFQHQFAIETQVMVLIYGTLAALVVVLVKGIPFLRSHLYPDTKKSYFIDAVLASFCALFIYVFFAALTTVFSIKSPAYPFPLLRLSAPFK